The Primulina eburnea isolate SZY01 chromosome 13, ASM2296580v1, whole genome shotgun sequence genome includes a region encoding these proteins:
- the LOC140810678 gene encoding cytochrome P450 94C1-like: MAFESSCTSPLQMILGFIFFIFTTLFFVFSVFSFILRLKPWCSCEICQSFLTSSWSSQFNNLCDWYSHLLAISPTGTIHVHVLNNVITANTENVEHMLKTKFHNYPKGKPFSAILGDLLGRGIFNVDGDLWKFQRKMASLELGSFSVRSYAFQIVTSEIQSKLIPLLSVQANKADLLDLQDVFRRFSFESICRFSFGLDLGCLNLSLPISEFESAFDLASRLSAERAISASPLVWRIKRFFNLGKEKQLKQAIESVNDLAKEVIKYKRNHQEISSQNDLLSRFMATVDDDEFLRDIVISFLIAGRDTVSSSLTSFFWLLSKNPSVIQSIIEESDRIMGSATQKCPTFNQLREMHYLQAAVHESLRLFPPVQFDSKFSDADDVLPDGTIVSGGTRVTYHPYAMGRMESIWGHDCAEFKPERWLENGVFKQANPFKYPVFQAGPRVCLGKEIALVEMKTVALSLIRKFDIQVAMADRSLKFGPGITATIRGGLPVVVRER; encoded by the coding sequence ATGGCTTTTGAATCTTCTTGCACATCTCCATTACAGATGATTCTGGGTTTCATCTTCTTCATTTTCACCACCCTTTTCTTCGTCTTCTCCGTTTTCAGTTTCATTTTGAGGCTGAAACCATGGTGTAGCTGTGAAATTTGCCAGAGTTTTCTGACTTCAAGCTGGTCTTCGCAGTTCAATAATCTCTGCGATTGGTACTCTCATCTTCTTGCAATTTCTCCGACTGGAACAATTCATGTTCATGTCCTGAATAATGTTATTACAGCTAATACTGAGAACGTGGAGCATATGCTGAAAACAAAGTTCCACAACTACCCGAAAGGGAAACCCTTTTCGGCCATACTCGGTGATCTTTTGGGCAGAGGGATTTTCAACGTTGATGGTGATTTGTGGAAGTTCCAGAGGAAAATGGCGAGTCTTGAACTGGGCAGCTTTTCTGTAAGATCGTACGCTTTCCAGATAGTCACTTCTGAAATCCAGTCCAAACTCATTCCTTTGCTATCTGTTCAAGCAAACAAAGCTGATTTACTCGATTTGCAAGACGTTTTCCGACGATTTTCGTTCGAATCAATATGTAGATTTTCGTTCGGATTAGATCTTGGTTGCTTGAATTTATCTCTACCCATCTCGGAATTCGAATCGGCCTTTGATCTGGCGTCGAGACTCTCGGCAGAAAGGGCCATATCTGCATCTCCATTAGTTTGGAGAATCAAGAGGTTTTTCAATTTGGGGAAGGAGAAGCAACTCAAACAGGCCATTGAATCAGTCAACGACCTGGCAAAAGAGGTGATAAAGTATAAAAGAAATCACCAAGAAATCTCATCGCAAAATGATCTTTTGTCCAGATTCATGGCTACCGTTGATGACGACGAATTTCTCCGCGACATAGTCATAAGCTTTCTTATAGCGGGACGCGACACGGTGTCCTCGTCTTTAACCAGTTTCTTCTGGTTATTAAGCAAGAACCCGAGTGTAATCCAATCCATAATTGAGGAATCAGACCGGATAATGGGGTCTGCGACTCAAAAATGCCCCACTTTTAACCAGTTGCGAGAAATGCATTACTTGCAGGCGGCGGTACACGAAAGCTTGCGGCTTTTTCCGCCGGTACAATTCGACTCGAAGTTTTCCGATGCTGATGACGTTCTGCCAGACGGCACGATTGTCTCGGGAGGCACTCGGGTAACTTATCACCCCTATGCAATGGGGAGGATGGAAAGTATTTGGGGCCATGATTGTGCAGAATTTAAGCCCGAAAGATGGTTGGAGAATGGGGTTTTCAAGCAGGCGAATCCATTCAAGTATCCCGTTTTCCAGGCCGGGCCAAGGGTTTGTTTGGGCAAGGAAATAGCACTTGTGGAGATGAAAACGGTGGCTTTGTCTTTGATCAGGAAGTTTGATATCCAAGTAGCTATGGCGGATCGGTCTCTGAAATTCGGGCCGGGCATCACGGCCACGATCAGAGGAGGATTACCCGTCGTAGTTCGGGAAAGATGA